One genomic segment of Cydia splendana chromosome 5, ilCydSple1.2, whole genome shotgun sequence includes these proteins:
- the LOC134791016 gene encoding xanthine dehydrogenase/oxidase-like codes for MDRVTFKVNGEPCSVSSEVDSDTSVLDYVRDTLNFHGTKFMCKEGGCGACIVNATVPDPYTGGRRTMAINSCLVSITSCQDWEIKTVEGIGDRRKGYHPVQRALAEHNGTQCGFCSPGWVMSMYSLLESNHYDLTQLQIEQSFGSNICRCTGYRPILDAFKTFAKDAPKPDHLTDIEDLKICNKSCDTPCDGKDWCLVDKDNAGTNEVKKIVLKDKRTFYIVHDIKQIFDILNQEGDDYMLIGGNTGKGAYPIFAYPRVLIDISRVLELKTHVVDQNLVLGASTTLNDTISIFYEISHQREEFSYLTLLADHITLVAHIPVRNIGTIAGNLMVKHRVPVFSSDLFLLLETIGAVLVIVDKHGTVHMVTPAEFLHLDMVGKLITEIRIPPYSHNYRFVSFKIMPRGQSAHAQVNAAFLYEFHNDGETVRSARIVIGGISATFVHASLTEEYVVGKKIFTDEVLQGALKVLEQELKPEEIAGEFKPEYRKKCALGLFYKGLLILIPENRLNPRYRSGTRRLRRTRPLSKGSQEYDTNPLTWPITEPSPKVEALIQCAGEVKYVNDLPTQPREVFCAFVTSDICTGEILEIDPTPALKLPGVVAFFSAKDIPGPNNFLPPRVPTLIMREEIFCGGQIKYYDQPIGVIVADTDKLANRAALLVHVKYKKDTRKPVLTIAEAQKDPNRVSLYFALPARNAGANVQRVIKDYNRISYQYHFSMETLHSVTRPSDDGLDAYISTQWADAVQTGISSALDIQSNRINLVIPRCGGAYGLKLTRPGWNATTCALVTYLTNRPCRFTMSIQSMMRVIGKRPPVTLEFEVGVDDRGEIQYLEYQLYEDLGYTFSDQFIILVSSGIKNCYENSRWSMKVFNVLTDKPTSTWFRAPGNLEAISHTEMMMEEISYVLDRDPAEVRRANLNPQYPEVAEMLDELLQDREYYRRKREVDEFNTRNRWKKRGIRISAMSWGASINSGFQVDINILHSDGTVVLKHGAIEVGQGVNTKMIQVVAYTLNISTDFVKVKPSDSATANSYLAGTSRASASVCVGAIKCCQVLLDRLSAIRETLNNPTWELLVQTAFLAGINLQTSYYTTSNDLVIYRVGGVAMAEVELDILTGEHEIRRVDIIEDAGTPVNPEIDIGQIEGAFIMGMGYWTTELIIYDEHTGELLTDRTWFYQVPSGTDIPLDFRTKLRKNSYNAREVLGSKAVGEPATCLAICVAFALRAAIAASREETGYPRTEWFHVDGPFTLEANVLSADVRLDEFKFK; via the exons TGAGTTCGGAGGTGGACTCAGACACGTCGGTGCTCGACTACGTGCGTGACACCCTGAACTTCCATGGCACCAAGTTCATgtgcaaggagggtgggtgtgGAGCATGCATCGTCAACGCCACCGTGCCGGACCCCTACACTGGCGGCCGGCGAACTATGGCCATCAATTCT TGCTTAGTATCTATTACGTCATGCCAAGATTGGGAGATCAAGACTGTAGAAGGGATCGGAGACCGCCGAAAAGGGTACCACCCTGTCCAACGTGCGCTAGCAGAACACAATGGCACACAATGTGGGTTCTGCAGCCCTGGCTGGGTTATGAGTATGTACAG CTTGTTGGAATCAAACCATTACGATCTCACCCAGTTACAGATAGAACAATCATTTGGTAGTAACATATGTCGTTGTACCGGCTATCGTCCCATTCTTGACGCATTCAAGACCTTTGCAAAAGACGCACCGAAACCTGATCACCTCACTGATATAGAAGACCTGAAAATATGTAACAAATCTTGTGACACACCATGCGATGGCAAAGATTGGTGTTTAGTTGACAAAGATAATGCTGGAACGAATGAAGTGAAGAAGATTGTTTTGAAAGATAAACGTACATTTTATATAGTCCATGATATCAagcaaatttttgatatattaaATCAGGAAGGCGATGATTATATGTTAATTGGAGGAAATACTGGGAAAG GGGCCTACCCAATATTCGCATATCCACGTGTCCTCATAGACATAAGCAGAGTTCTGGAGCTAAAGACGCATGTAGTGGATCAGAACCTGGTGCTGGGAGCTTCGACCACCTTGAATGACACGATATCTATCTTCTACGAGATCTCACATCAACGCGAGGAATTCAGTTACCTTACTTTGCTTGCCGACCACATAACATTAGTGGCACATATTCCTGTTAGAAAT ATAGGCACCATAGCTGGCAACCTCATGGTTAAACACAGAGTGCCCGTGTTCTCGTCTGACTTATTTTTGCTGTTGGAGACTATTGGAGCAGTTCttgttatag ttgatAAACACGGAACGGTGCATATGGTGACCCCAGCCGAGTTCCTTCACCTGGATATGGTGGGCAAACTTATAACAGAAATCAGGATACCACCGTACTCGCATAATTATCGTTTCGTTTCATTTAAG ATCATGCCGCGAGGTCAGAGCGCACATGCGCAAGTCAACGCAGCTTTTCTCTACGAGTTCCACAATGATGGCGAGACCGTGCGCTCGGCCAGGATCGTCATCGGAGGCATCTCGGCTACCTTCGTGCACGCTTCGCTCACTGAGGA ATACGTGGTTGGCAAAAAAATCTTCACAGACGAAGTGCTGCAAGGAGCGCTGAAGGTGTTGGAACAAGAACTGAAGCCTGAGGAAATTGCCGGAGAATTCAAACCTGAGTATAGAAAGAAGTGTGCTTTGGGACTTTTTTATAAG GGTCTTCTGATTCTGATTCCTGAGAACCGACTGAACCCTCGCTATCGCTCGGGGACGCGACGCCTTCGAAGGACGAGACCTTTGTCCAAAGGGTCCCAAGAATATGATACCAATCCCCTCACCTGGCCTATTACCGAGCCTTCACCTAAG GTGGAGGCACTGATCCAATGTGCAGGGGAAGTAAAGTACGTGAACGACCTACCAACACAGCCTCGCGAGGTTTTCTGCGCTTTTGTCACCTCGGACATTTGCACCGGAGAGATCCTGGAAATTGACCCTACACCCGCGTTG AAACTACCCGGTGTCGTCGCTTTTTTCTCTGCGAAAGACATACCGGGACCAAACAATTTTCTCCCACCTCGGGTACCGACACTTATAATGAGAGAAGAAATTTTTTGCGGCGGTCAGATCAAGTATTACGACCAACCCATCGGAGTTATAGTAGCAGACACTGACAAACTAGCTAACCGGGCTGCTCTGCTTGTCCATGTCAAATATAAGAAAGATACGAGAAAACCAGTTTTAACAATAGCAGAAGCTCAAAAGGATCCTAATAG GGTATCATTATACTTTGCTCTACCAGCGCGTAACGCAGGCGCAAATGTGCAAAGAGTTATCAAGGACTATAACAGGATATCATATCAGTACCACTTCTCAATGGAGACGCTTCACAGCGTGACCAGGCCTAGTGACGATGGTCTAGACGCATACATCAGTACGCAGTGGGCTGACGCCGTACAAACCGGCATTTCCTCCGCTCTGGACATTCAATCAAATCG AATAAACCTAGTGATACCTCGGTGCGGTGGTGCCTACGGGTTGAAGCTAACTCGACCTGGCTGGAACGCGACGACTTGTGCATTGGTCACTTATCTGACAAATCGACCCTGCCGCTTTACCATGAGCATCCAGTCCATGATGAGAGTTATAGGGAAGAGGCCTCCGGTAACTCTAGAATTCGAG GTGGGCGTTGACGACAGAGGTGAGATCCAGTATCTGGAATACCAATTGTACGAGGACCTAGGCTACACGTTCAGTGACCAGTTCATCATTTTAGTGTCGTCTGGTATTAAAAACTGCTACGAGAATTCACGCTGGTCAATGAAGGTTTTTAATGTATTGACAGATAAACCTACATCCACGTGGTTTAGGGCACCAG GCAATTTAGAAGCAATTTCACATACCGAAATGATGATGGAAGAAATATCCTACGTCCTAGACAGAGACCCCGCGGAGGTTCGTCGTGCCAATCTTAACCCTCAATATCCTGAAGTCGCTGAAATGCTCGACGAACTGTTGCAAGACAGAGAATATTATAGGAGAAAAAGAGAAGTTGACGAATTCAACACTAGAAACCGTTGGAAAAAAAGAGGAATACGAATTTCCGCCATGAGTTGGGGTGCCAGCATTAATTCCGGATTTCAAgttgatataaatattttacatagTGATGGCACCGTGGTTTTAAAGCATGGTGCCATTGAGGTCGGTCAAGGTGTGAATACTAAAATGATCCAAGTAGTCGCATACACTTTGAATATTTCTACAGActttgtaaaagtaaaaccaaGTGATTCAGCAACTGCAAATAGTTACTTAGCTGGCACCAGTAGAGCTTCTGCCTCGGTGTGTGTTGGTGCTATTAAATGTTGTCAGGTGCTGCTTGACAGGTTATCGGCTATCAGAGAAACGCTGAACAACCCTACTTGGGAATTGTTGGTTCAAACCGCATTCTTAGCGGGCATCAACCTTCAAACAAGTTATTACACGACGTCAAACGACTTGGTTATCTATAGAGTGGGAGGAGTTGCTATGGCTGAGGTTGAGTTAGATATACTTACAGGAGAGCATGAGATTAGGAGAGTCGACATAATTGAAGATGCTGGAACACCAGTCAATCCGGAAATTGATATTGGACAG ATCGAAGGTGCTTTTATCATGGGCATGGGTTACTGGACCACAGAGCTCATCATATACGACGAGCACACCGGAGAGCTCCTCACGGACCGCACGTGGTTCTACCAGGTGCCGAGCGGGACCGATATACCCCTTGACTTTAGGACCAAGTTGAGGAAAAATTCTTACAACGCCAGAGAAGTTTTGGGCAGTAAAG CGGTTGGAGAACCTGCCACGTGCTTGGCGATATGCGTGGCATTTGCTCTGAGAGCAGCTATAGCAGCATCTAGAGAGGAGACTGGATATCCCCGCACGGAGTGGTTCCATGTTG ATGGCCCGTTCACATTGGAAGCAAACGTGCTGTCAGCAGACGTGCGACTTGAtgaattcaaattcaaataa